A single window of Leptospira semungkisensis DNA harbors:
- a CDS encoding DEAD/DEAH box helicase, with protein sequence MSLESTLQLSLDFESGSAGGFRGDSCYLKDEPELGIGKIESVQSEKLTIVFPKTGTKRIVPENSSKLKIIGPYPSAFSQSAGDPDLLDLSLQAFELKLSHAYDKLSALSNSRTRLLPHQIESTFVVVNSLRPRFILADEVGLGKTIEAALVMKELIFRRGYKKVLVVAPSPLLVQWKQELKNKFNEDFEIVKRRNFIASGEKNWKNFKHVITSVDFIKNPKYAEEILKTKWDIVVFDEAHRLRRDYHKVTRAYLFAEKIAKKCECLLLLTATPFRGKLEELYYLVHLVDPNLLGPYHTFINDYVLGNKSDLKEKISKVLLRRRKVEVGGFTKRFAKTVKIELSQVERQFYDETTEYVRREYNLAMRTQNRAIGFVMIVFQKLLDSSVFALLSALSKRKFMLENRLHRLQAVGNKLEEWDLDETEGVEDFVSDLDESSPSDLANLRRELLSLNRLILLGKKIKEDRKSQKLKETIAKLKKEGHPKFIIFTQFRSTQDFLASILSEYKVTLFHGSLSADAKEDAISEFRKTSEILICTEAGGEGRNLQFANVLFNYDLPWSPLKIEQRIGRIHRFGQKDNVFIFNFASKETVAERILEVLSNKIKLFEESIGNSDELLGAIEDELDFHSSFMKFVTGNKKLMEVEEEIDQRIRIAKKGFEKLGSLVTPKLLDFNLEDYYKTTLQERSYTNQHLENFFVRYTKKYAERLNYKLKTNRHQVYELEGDHYKGKKATFNSEQALADDSLEFLAFGHPLIEDSVQSFLKDRSGWKLGFYESNGNYIYFVFIVEFKFSLDRKELFVVEVNRRSGNSKVLEDLPETVRESLVEHSVETLPQETEKLFIQASEALELVLEDRKKELYEQTKDLFQKEEYKIRNSNQNTLRQLEEKFMRQEAAFKWEGKPEKKSAMNRTRNEIQKVKEDFEVELRKVKVGKEIHHRFELFQAYFPSAL encoded by the coding sequence TTGAGCCTAGAATCCACATTACAACTTAGTCTGGATTTTGAATCTGGATCCGCCGGCGGATTTAGAGGGGACTCCTGTTATCTCAAGGATGAACCTGAATTAGGGATCGGTAAGATTGAAAGCGTTCAATCCGAAAAGTTAACGATTGTATTTCCGAAGACAGGGACAAAGCGTATAGTACCTGAAAATTCAAGTAAGCTAAAAATCATCGGTCCATATCCGAGTGCGTTTTCTCAATCTGCAGGAGATCCTGATCTTTTGGATCTGAGCCTGCAAGCCTTCGAGCTCAAACTCTCTCATGCTTACGATAAACTCTCTGCCCTATCTAATTCAAGAACTCGGTTATTGCCTCATCAGATTGAATCCACTTTCGTAGTAGTGAATTCCCTTCGTCCGAGATTCATACTTGCAGACGAAGTCGGTCTCGGAAAGACAATCGAAGCTGCTCTAGTAATGAAGGAGCTGATTTTCAGAAGAGGTTACAAGAAGGTACTTGTGGTAGCTCCTTCTCCTCTTTTGGTACAATGGAAGCAAGAGTTAAAGAATAAGTTCAACGAAGACTTCGAAATAGTAAAGCGTAGGAATTTTATCGCTTCCGGTGAGAAGAATTGGAAGAATTTCAAACATGTAATTACTTCTGTGGATTTTATTAAGAATCCTAAGTATGCCGAAGAGATCTTGAAAACGAAATGGGATATCGTTGTCTTCGATGAGGCGCATCGACTTAGAAGAGATTATCATAAAGTAACCAGAGCCTATCTATTTGCGGAGAAGATCGCGAAGAAATGTGAATGTCTTCTTCTTTTGACTGCCACCCCGTTCCGAGGAAAATTAGAAGAGTTATATTATCTGGTTCATCTTGTAGATCCGAATCTTTTAGGACCGTATCATACTTTCATCAATGACTATGTGCTTGGGAATAAAAGTGATCTGAAGGAAAAAATCTCAAAGGTACTTCTTCGCCGTAGAAAGGTAGAAGTCGGTGGATTTACTAAGAGATTTGCAAAGACAGTTAAGATAGAACTCTCTCAAGTAGAAAGACAATTCTATGATGAGACAACGGAGTATGTAAGAAGAGAATACAATCTCGCGATGCGGACCCAGAACCGGGCCATCGGATTCGTGATGATCGTATTCCAAAAATTGTTGGATTCTTCCGTATTTGCTCTATTGTCCGCACTTTCTAAACGTAAGTTTATGTTAGAGAATCGTTTGCATAGACTGCAAGCTGTCGGCAATAAACTGGAAGAATGGGATTTGGATGAGACGGAAGGAGTCGAGGATTTCGTTTCCGATCTGGATGAATCTTCTCCTTCTGATCTTGCGAATTTGAGAAGGGAACTTCTTTCTTTGAACCGATTGATCCTGCTCGGAAAGAAGATCAAAGAAGATCGCAAAAGCCAGAAATTAAAAGAGACTATCGCAAAGCTCAAAAAAGAAGGACATCCTAAATTTATAATATTCACTCAGTTCAGGAGCACTCAGGACTTTCTGGCTTCTATACTTTCGGAGTATAAGGTTACTTTGTTCCATGGATCTCTTAGCGCGGATGCTAAAGAAGATGCCATTAGCGAGTTCAGAAAGACGAGCGAGATATTGATTTGCACCGAAGCTGGGGGAGAAGGGCGAAATCTCCAGTTCGCAAACGTTCTCTTCAATTACGATCTTCCTTGGAGTCCTTTAAAGATCGAGCAAAGGATCGGAAGAATTCATAGGTTCGGACAAAAGGATAACGTATTCATTTTTAATTTTGCCTCGAAAGAGACTGTTGCGGAAAGGATCTTAGAAGTGCTTTCCAATAAGATCAAACTCTTTGAGGAATCCATAGGAAATTCGGATGAATTGCTGGGAGCGATCGAGGACGAATTGGATTTTCATTCCAGCTTCATGAAGTTCGTTACCGGAAATAAGAAGCTTATGGAAGTCGAAGAGGAAATAGATCAAAGGATCAGGATCGCTAAGAAGGGATTCGAAAAACTAGGTTCCTTGGTTACTCCTAAGTTACTCGATTTTAATTTGGAAGATTACTATAAGACTACTTTGCAAGAAAGATCTTATACAAACCAACACTTAGAAAATTTCTTCGTGAGATATACAAAGAAGTATGCGGAGAGACTGAACTATAAACTGAAAACGAATCGCCATCAAGTGTACGAGCTAGAAGGGGATCATTATAAAGGAAAGAAGGCGACTTTTAATTCCGAACAAGCTCTCGCAGATGATAGTTTGGAATTTTTAGCCTTTGGTCATCCATTGATCGAAGATTCGGTCCAATCCTTCTTAAAGGATCGTTCCGGTTGGAAACTAGGGTTCTACGAATCCAATGGAAATTATATTTATTTCGTGTTTATTGTAGAGTTTAAGTTCTCTTTGGATCGAAAGGAATTATTTGTAGTCGAGGTGAATCGCAGAAGCGGAAATTCTAAGGTTCTAGAAGATCTGCCCGAAACAGTTCGGGAATCTCTCGTAGAGCATTCTGTAGAAACTCTTCCTCAAGAAACCGAGAAACTGTTCATACAAGCTAGTGAAGCCTTAGAGCTAGTATTAGAAGATCGTAAAAAAGAACTGTACGAACAGACAAAGGATCTCTTCCAAAAAGAAGAATATAAGATCAGGAACAGCAATCAAAACACTCTTCGTCAATTAGAAGAGAAATTTATGAGACAAGAAGCTGCCTTCAAATGGGAAGGAAAGCCTGAAAAGAAATCCGCGATGAACCGTACTCGAAACGAGATCCAAAAAGTAAAAGAGGACTTTGAAGTAGAGCTCAGAAAGGTTAAGGTCGGGAAAGAGATTCATCATAGATTCGAGTTGTTCCAAGCGTATTTTCCCAGCGCGCTTTGA